A window of the Tenebrio molitor chromosome 1, icTenMoli1.1, whole genome shotgun sequence genome harbors these coding sequences:
- the mirr gene encoding homeobox protein caupolican isoform X2 gives MTQSAVSSGPSQPSPPPSSMAVTSSAPTPGSPPTPTQRCCDTGRPLFTDPITGQSVCSCQYELLGYQRLAGGVPGLPALSMYSAPYPEGMAAYFPALGADQAPFYTSTAAGLELKENLAAGAATWPYPSVYHPYDTAFAGYPFNGYGMDLNGARRKNATRETTSTLKAWLNEHKKNPYPTKGEKIMLAIITKMTLTQVSTWFANARRRLKKENKMTWEPRNRVEDEDNNNDDDDHKSTDGKDLLDSKDSGTASSEDGDRQPHSRLAPDTASEWSESRPDSGPDSPECYDRPPHPAFLPPRSSGSPPQISASVTSKPRIWSLADMASKESDGPPQSTASSLYSTAAGRLVPSLAGRLPPPGLHTAPYARPHDFYRSLYGPAGQHLSAGGSAGSPDASLLETYSRTLGANLVAHQNSSAGQAIPSSLNSVLTKASLAAATSMANSGPGLPLGLTTSSSRLSPSSTSSLSSGSETPLKPVALNKA, from the exons AGTGCAGTATCTTCGGGTCCTAGTCAACCGTCACCACCTCCTTCAAGTATGGCAGTCACATCCTCGGCACCAACACCGGGAAGTCCTCCCACACCAACTCAAAGATGCTGTGATACAGGCAGACCTTTATTTACCGATCCGATTACCGGACAAAGTGTGTGCTCGTGTCAGTATGAACTGTTAGGATATCAAAGATTAGCCGGAGGAGTTCCAGGACTACCGGCCTTGTCCATGTACAGCGCGCCGTATCCTGAAGGAATGGCAGCGTATTTCCCTGCTCTGGGAGCGGACCAAGCTCCCTTCTACACCTCTACG GCTGCCGGTTTagaattaaaagaaaacttgGCGGCTGGGGCCGCGACATGGCCCTACCCTTCCGTTTATCATCCCTACGATACCGCCTTCGCAGGATATCCATTTAATGG ATATGGCATGGATCTCAACGGAGCGCGTCGAAAAAACGCCACCAGAGAAACGACCAGCACTCTGAAAGCGTGGCTCAACGAACACAAGAAGAACCCGTACCCGACCAAAGGCGAGAAGATCATGCTGGCGATCATCACCAAGATGACTCTGACGCAAGTGTCGACGTGGTTCGCAAACGCGCGAAGGCGACTCAAGAAAGAGAACAAGATGACGTGGGAGCCGAGGAACAGGGTCGAAGACGAGGACAACAACAACGACGACGACGACCACAAGAGCACAGACGGGAAAGATTTGCTAG ATTCGAAGGATTCGGGCACCGCCTCCAGCGAGGACGGCGACAGACAGCCCCACTCGCGCTTAGCCCCCGACACCGCGAGCGAATGGAGCGAATCCCGCCCCGACAGCGGCCCCGACAGCCCCGAGTGCTACGACCGACCACCCCACCCTGCCTTCTTACCCCCGAGATCTTCAGGCTCGCCGCCGCAAATCTCTGCCTCCGTCACCTCCAAGCCGCGGATCTGGTCGCTGGCGGACATGGCGAGTAAAGAGAGCGACGGGCCGCCGCAGTCCACCGCTTCGTCGCTCTACTCGACGGCGGCGGGTCGGCTGGTGCCGTCGCTGGCCGGCCGCTTGCCGCCCCCGGGCCTCCACACGGCGCCCTACGCCCGCCCGCACGACTTCTACAGGAGCTTGTACGGCCCCGCCGGGCAGCACCTGTCGGCCGGGGGCAGCGCCGGCTCGCCCGACGCCTCCCTCCTGGAGACCTACTCCAGGACCCTGGGGGCCAATCTGGTGGCCCACCAGAACTCCAGCGCGGGCCAGGCGATACCCTCCTCTCTCAACTCAGTACTTACCAAAGCTAGCCTGGCGGCGGCCACCTCCATGGCCAACTCCGGGCCGGGGCTGCCTCTCGGCTTGACCACCAGCTCCTCGCGGCTGTCGCCGTCGTCTACGTCGTCGCTGTCGTCGGGCTCCGAGACCCCGCTCAAGCCGGTGGCGCTGAACAAGGCTTGA
- the mirr gene encoding homeobox protein caupolican isoform X1 yields the protein MSQFGFRASPNTQSAVSSGPSQPSPPPSSMAVTSSAPTPGSPPTPTQRCCDTGRPLFTDPITGQSVCSCQYELLGYQRLAGGVPGLPALSMYSAPYPEGMAAYFPALGADQAPFYTSTAAGLELKENLAAGAATWPYPSVYHPYDTAFAGYPFNGYGMDLNGARRKNATRETTSTLKAWLNEHKKNPYPTKGEKIMLAIITKMTLTQVSTWFANARRRLKKENKMTWEPRNRVEDEDNNNDDDDHKSTDGKDLLDSKDSGTASSEDGDRQPHSRLAPDTASEWSESRPDSGPDSPECYDRPPHPAFLPPRSSGSPPQISASVTSKPRIWSLADMASKESDGPPQSTASSLYSTAAGRLVPSLAGRLPPPGLHTAPYARPHDFYRSLYGPAGQHLSAGGSAGSPDASLLETYSRTLGANLVAHQNSSAGQAIPSSLNSVLTKASLAAATSMANSGPGLPLGLTTSSSRLSPSSTSSLSSGSETPLKPVALNKA from the exons ATGTCCCAGTTTGGCTTCCGAGCATCGCCGAATACTCAG AGTGCAGTATCTTCGGGTCCTAGTCAACCGTCACCACCTCCTTCAAGTATGGCAGTCACATCCTCGGCACCAACACCGGGAAGTCCTCCCACACCAACTCAAAGATGCTGTGATACAGGCAGACCTTTATTTACCGATCCGATTACCGGACAAAGTGTGTGCTCGTGTCAGTATGAACTGTTAGGATATCAAAGATTAGCCGGAGGAGTTCCAGGACTACCGGCCTTGTCCATGTACAGCGCGCCGTATCCTGAAGGAATGGCAGCGTATTTCCCTGCTCTGGGAGCGGACCAAGCTCCCTTCTACACCTCTACG GCTGCCGGTTTagaattaaaagaaaacttgGCGGCTGGGGCCGCGACATGGCCCTACCCTTCCGTTTATCATCCCTACGATACCGCCTTCGCAGGATATCCATTTAATGG ATATGGCATGGATCTCAACGGAGCGCGTCGAAAAAACGCCACCAGAGAAACGACCAGCACTCTGAAAGCGTGGCTCAACGAACACAAGAAGAACCCGTACCCGACCAAAGGCGAGAAGATCATGCTGGCGATCATCACCAAGATGACTCTGACGCAAGTGTCGACGTGGTTCGCAAACGCGCGAAGGCGACTCAAGAAAGAGAACAAGATGACGTGGGAGCCGAGGAACAGGGTCGAAGACGAGGACAACAACAACGACGACGACGACCACAAGAGCACAGACGGGAAAGATTTGCTAG ATTCGAAGGATTCGGGCACCGCCTCCAGCGAGGACGGCGACAGACAGCCCCACTCGCGCTTAGCCCCCGACACCGCGAGCGAATGGAGCGAATCCCGCCCCGACAGCGGCCCCGACAGCCCCGAGTGCTACGACCGACCACCCCACCCTGCCTTCTTACCCCCGAGATCTTCAGGCTCGCCGCCGCAAATCTCTGCCTCCGTCACCTCCAAGCCGCGGATCTGGTCGCTGGCGGACATGGCGAGTAAAGAGAGCGACGGGCCGCCGCAGTCCACCGCTTCGTCGCTCTACTCGACGGCGGCGGGTCGGCTGGTGCCGTCGCTGGCCGGCCGCTTGCCGCCCCCGGGCCTCCACACGGCGCCCTACGCCCGCCCGCACGACTTCTACAGGAGCTTGTACGGCCCCGCCGGGCAGCACCTGTCGGCCGGGGGCAGCGCCGGCTCGCCCGACGCCTCCCTCCTGGAGACCTACTCCAGGACCCTGGGGGCCAATCTGGTGGCCCACCAGAACTCCAGCGCGGGCCAGGCGATACCCTCCTCTCTCAACTCAGTACTTACCAAAGCTAGCCTGGCGGCGGCCACCTCCATGGCCAACTCCGGGCCGGGGCTGCCTCTCGGCTTGACCACCAGCTCCTCGCGGCTGTCGCCGTCGTCTACGTCGTCGCTGTCGTCGGGCTCCGAGACCCCGCTCAAGCCGGTGGCGCTGAACAAGGCTTGA